Proteins co-encoded in one Dasypus novemcinctus isolate mDasNov1 chromosome 6, mDasNov1.1.hap2, whole genome shotgun sequence genomic window:
- the GBF1 gene encoding Golgi-specific brefeldin A-resistance guanine nucleotide exchange factor 1 isoform X10, whose product MVEKNIYIIQGEINIVVGAIKRNARWSTHTPLDEERDPLLHSFSHLKEVLNNITELSEIEPNVFLRPFLEVIRSEDTTGPITGLALTSVNKFLSYALIDPTHEGTAEGMENMADAVTHARFVGTDPASDEVVLMKILQVLRTLLLTPVGAHLTNESVCEIMQSCFRICFEMRLSELLRKSAEHTLVDMVQLLFTRLPQFKEEPKNYVGTNMKKLKMRAGGMSDSSKWKKQKRSPRPPRHMTRVTPGSELPIPNGSTLSSNLTGGMPFIDVPTPISSASSEAASTVVSPSTDSGLEFSSHTNSKEDLTDLEQAAPLAYSTATEPGSSELGVPEQLDSQEGAQVEKAQSASVESIPEVLEECTSPADHSDSASVHDMDYVNPRGVRFTQSSQKEGTALVPYGLPCIRELFRFLISLTNPHDRHNSEVMIHMGLHLLTVALESAPVAQCQILLSLIKDEMCRHLFQLLSVERLNLYAASLRVCFLLFESMREHLKFQLEMYIKKLMEIITVENPKMPYEMKEMALEAFVQLWRIPSFVTELYINYDCDYYCSSLFEELTKLLSKNAFPVSGQLYTTHLLSLDALLTVIDSTEAHCQAKVLNSLTQQEKKEAARPSYEALDGTREASNTERAASDGKTIGMAPDIPGLHLPGGGQLPTEHGKPGCSDLEEAADKKFTRKPPRFSCLLPDPRELIEMKNKKKLLITGTEQFNQKPKKGIQFLQEKGLLTIPMDSTEVAQWLRENPWLDKKMIGEFVSDRKNIDLLESFVSTFSFQGLRLDEALRLYLEAFRLPGEAPVIQRLLEAFTEHWRNCNGSPFANSDACFALAYAVIMLNTDQHNHNVRKQNAPMTLEEFRKNLKGVNGGKDFEQDILEDMYHAIKNEEIVMPEEQTGLVRENYVWNVLLHRGATPEGIFLRLPAGSYDLDLFTMTWGPTIAALSYVFDKSLEETIIQKAISGFRKCAMISAHYGLSDVFDNLIISLCKFTALSSESIENLPSVFGSNPKAHIAAKTVFHLAHRHGDILREGWKNIMEAMLQLFRAQLLPKAMVEVEDFVDPNGKISLQREETPSNRGESTVLSFVSWLTLSSPEQSSVRGPSTENQEAKRVALDCIKQCDPEKMITESKFLQLESLQELMKALVSVTPDEETYDEEDAAFCLEMLLRIVLENRDRVGCVWQTVRDHLYHLCVQAQDFCFLVERAVVGLLRLAIRLLRREEISGQVLLSLRILLLMKPSVLSRVSHQVAFGLHELLKTNAANIHSGDDWATLFTLLECIGSGVKPPAALQATARADAPDAGAQSDSELPSYHPNDVSLDRGYTSDSEVYTDHGRPGKMHRSATDADVVNSGWLVVGKDDIDNSKPGLAPSRPSPSPLVNQYSLTVGLDLGPHDTKSLLKCVESLSFIVRDAAHITPDNFELCVKTLRIFVEASLNGGYKSQEKRSKSHKYDTKGNRFKKKSKESSVLRRPRTSSQLATRGGHSDDDEDEGVPASYHTVSLQVSQDLLDLMHTLHTRAASIYSSWAEEQRHLETGGRKIEADSRTLWAHCWCPLLQGIACLCCDARRQVRMQALTYLQRALLVHDLQKLDALEWESCFNKVLFPLLTKLLENISPADVGGMEETRMRASTLLSKVFLQHLSPLLSLSTFAALWLTILDFMDKYMHAGSSDLLSEAIPESLKNMLLVMDTAEIFHSADARGGGPSALWEITWERIDCFLPHLRDELFKQTVIQDPMSMEPHAPKPLTSAHLTPAAGDTRTPGHPPPPEMPSELGACDFEKPESPRATNSSSPGSPVASSPSRLSPTPDGPLPVAQPPLILQPLASPLQVGVPPMTLPIILNPALIEATSPVPLLATSRPTDPMPTSEVN is encoded by the exons ATCCCACTCATGAGGGCACAGCAGAGGGCATGGAGAATATGGCAGATGCTGTCACCCATGCCCGTTTTGTGGGCACGGATCCTGCCAGCGATGAGGTTGTCCTGATGAAAATCCTTCAG GTTCTGCGGACTCTGTTGCTAACCCCAGTGGGTGCCCACCTGACCAATGAATCTGTGTGTGAGATTATGCAGTCTTGTTTCCGGATCTGCTTTGAAATGAGGCTCAGTG AGTTATTGAGAAAATCCGCAGAGCACACTCTCGTAGACATGGTGCAGCTGCTCTTCACAAG GTTACCTCAGTTTAAAGAAGAACCCAAGAACTATGTGGGAACCAACATGAAGAAG CTGAAAATGAGAGCAGGAGGCATGAGTGATTCATCCAAGTGGAAGAAGCAGAAGCGATCTCCCCGGCCCCCACGCCATATGACCAGAGTTACACCAGGTTCAGAGCTGCCCATCCCCAATGGAAGTACCTTATCCTCCAACCTTACTG GTGGCATGCCCTTCATTGATGTGCCCACTCCCATCTCCTCTGCAAGTTCAGAAGCTGCCTCAACAGTGGTCAGTCCCTCTACAGATAGTGGCCTGGAGTTCTCCTCCCATACCAACTCCAAAGAGGACCTCACTGACCTGGAACAAGCTGCTCCTCTAGCATACAGCACAGCTACAGAGCCTGGGAGCAGTGAGCTAGGGGTTCCTGAGCAACTGGACTCCCAG GAGGGGGCCCAGGTGGAAAAGGCCCAATCAGCATCTGTGGAATCCATCCCTGAAGTGCTAGAGGAATGCACGTCCCCTGCtgaccattctgactctgcctctGTCCATGACATGGATTACGTCAATCCCCGAGGTGTGCGTTTTACACAGTCCTCCCAGAAAGAAG GTACAGCTTTGGTCCCATATGGTCTTCCCTGCATCCGCGAGCTCTTCCGCTTCCTCATATCTCTCACCAACCCACATGACCGCCACAATTCAGAGGTTATGATCCACATGGGACTGCATTTGCTAACAGTGGCTCTTGAGTCAGCCCCTGTGGCCCAGTGCCAGATCCTCTTGAGTCTCATCAAGGATGAAATGTGCCGCCACTTATTCCAG CTACTCAGCGTAGAGCGGCTGAACCTGTATGCTGCTTCCCTTCGGGTATGCTTCCTACTGTTTGAGAGCATGCGGGAACATCTCAAATTCCAATTAGAG ATGTACATCAAAAAGCTCATGGAGATCATCACTGTGGAAAACCCCAAGATGCCTTACGAGATGAAGGAGATGGCACTGGAGGCCTTTGTGCAGCTTTGGCGCATCCCGAGCTTTGTCACGGAGCTCTACATCAACTATGATTGTGACTACTATTGTTCCAGCCTTTTTGAGGAGCTCACTAAGCTGCTGTCCAAG AATGCCTTTCCTGTCTCTGGTCAGCTCTATACAACACACTTGCTGTCTCTTGATGCCCTTTTGACAGTGATTGACAGCACTGAGGCCCACTGCCAGGCCAAAGTTCTCAACAGCCTCACCcagcaagaaaagaaagaggcagccAGACCCAGCTATGAGGCATTAGATGGAACCCGAGAAGCCAGCAATA CTGAGAGAGCAGCCAGTGATGGGAAGACTATAGGCATGGCCCCAGACATTCCAGGCCTGCATTTGCCAGGTGGAGGGCAGCTGCCTACAGAACATGGGAAGCCAGGATGCAGTGATCTGGAGGAAGCCG CTGACAAAAAGTTTACCCGGAAGCCACCTCGATTTTCCTGTCTCCTGCCAGATCCAAGGGAACtgattgaaatgaaaaacaaaaagaag CTACTGATCACTGGCACAGAGCAGTTCAATCAGAAACCAAAGAAGGGAATCCAGTTTCTGCAGGAGAAGGGCCTCCTCACCATTCCAATGGACAGCACAGAGGTAGCCCAGTGGCTCCGAGAGAACCCTTGGCTGGACAAGAAAATGATTGGGGAATTTGTGAGTGACCGCAAAAACATTGACCTGTTGGAGAGTTTTGTGAG CACCTTCAGCTTTCAGGGTCTGCGACTAGATGAAGCTCTCCGTCTCTATTTGGAAGCTTTTCGCTTGCCTGGAGAAGCACCAGTCATCCAGAGGCTGCTGGAGGCATTCACAGAGCATTGGAGG AATTGTAATGGCTCCCCATTTGCCAATAGCGATGCCTGCTTTGCCCTGGCCTATGCTGTCATCATGCTTAATACTGACCAGCACAACCACAATGTTCGCAAGCAGAATGCACCCATGACCCTGGAG GAGTTTCGCAAAAACCTAAAAGGTGTGAACGGAGGCAAGGACTTTGAGCAGGACATCCTGGAGGACATGTACCATGCCATCAA GAATGAGGAAATTGTGATGCCTGAGGAGCAGACGGGCTTGGTTAGGGAGAACTATGTTTGGAATGTCCTGCTTCATCGAGGAGCCACCCCCGAAGGCATATTCCTGCGTTTGCCTGCTGGCAGCTATGATCTTGACCTCTTTACCATGACCTGGGGCCCCACTATTGCTGCTCTCTCTTATGTCTTTGACAAAAGCCTTGAAGAAACAATCATCCAGAAAGCCATCTCAGGCTTCAG GAAGTGCGCCATGATCTCCGCCCACTACGGCCTCAGCGATGTGTTTGACAATCTCATCATCTCTCTCTGCAAATTTACAGCTCTCAGCAGTGAG TCTATCGAGAACCTGCCCAGTGTGTTTGGAAGCAACCCTAAAGCTCACATTGCAGCCAAGACGGTATTCCATTTGGCCCATCGTCACGGCGACATTTTGCGAGAGGGCTGGAAGAATATCATGGAAGCCATGCTGCAGCTCTTCCGAGCGCAACTGCTGCCGAAGGCTATGGTGGAG GTAGAAGATTTTGTGGATCCAAATGGCAAGATTTCTTTGCAGCGGGAGGAGACACCATCAAACCG AGGAGAGTCAACAGTACTGAGCTTCGTGAGCTGGCTGACACTGAGTAGTCCTGAGCAATCTAGTGTGCGGGGCCCATCCACTGAGAACCAAGAGGCCAAGCGAGTGGCTTTGGATTGTATCAAG CAGTGTGACCCAGAAAAAATGATCACAGAAAGCAAATTCCTCCAGCTGGAGTCACTGCAAGAGCTCATGAAG gctttggTCTCAGTGACACCAGATGAAGAGACATATGATGAGGAGGATGCTGCTTTCTGCTTGGAGATGCTCCTGAGGATTGTGCTAGAGAACAG GGACCGTGTGGGCTGTGTATGGCAGACTGTCCGAGACCATCTATACCACCTGTGTGTCCAGGCACAGGATTTCTGCTTTCTTGTGGAAAGGGCTGTAGTGGGGCTGTTGCGTCTGGCTATTCGGTTGCTCCGGAGAGAAGAAATCAGTGGCCAG GTACTGCTCTCCCTGCGCATTTTGCTACTGATGAAGCCCAGTGTGCTGTCCCGCGTCAGCCACCAGGTTGCCTTTGGACTTCATGAACTCCTTAAGACCAATGCAGCCAACATCCACTCAGGCGATGACTGGGCTACCCTTTTCACACTATTGGAGTGCATTGGCTCAGGTGTGAAGCCTCCAGCTGCCCTGCAAGCCACAGCCAGGGCTGATGCACCTGATGCTG GAGCCCAGTCAGATAGTGAGCTCCCATCCTACCATCCAAATGATGTGAGCCTGGACCGAGGTTACACTTCTGACTCAGAGGTCTACACTGACCATGGCAGGCCTGGCAAGATGCACCGGTCAGCCACAGATGCTGATGTGGTCAACAGTGGTTGGTTAGTG GTGGGAAAGGACGACATCGACAACTCCAAGCCAGGGCTGGCGCCCAGCCGACCAAGCCCTTCGCCTCTGGTCAATCAGTACAGCCTGACAGTGGggctggacctggggccacatgaCACTAAGTCCCTGCTTAAGTGTGTGGAATCGCTTTCTTTCATCGTGCGTGATGCTGCACATATTACACCAGACAACTTTGAGCTCTGTGTCAAGACTCTCCGTATTTTTGTGGAGGCCAGTCTGAATGGCG GGTACAAGTCCCAGGAGAAACGGAGCAAGAGTCACAAATATGACACCAAAGGGAACCGCTTCAAGAAGAAATCCAAGGAGAGCTCAGTGCTTCGGCGGCCTCGAACCTCCAGCCAACTTGCCACTCGAGGCGGGCATAGTGATGATGATGAGGATGAAGGCGTGCCTGCCAGCTACCATACGGTGTCTTTACAGGTCAGTCAGGAC CTGCTAGACCTGATGCATACCCTGCACACGCGAGCGGCCTCAATCTACAGCTCTTGGGCGGAGGAGCAGCGCCACCTGGAGACAGGGGGCCGGAAGATCGAAGCGGATTCACGCACTCTCTGGGCCCACTGCTGGTGCCCTTTACTGCAGG GCATTGCCTGCCTGTGTTGTGATGCCCGGCGCCAAGTGCGGATGCAGGCCCTGACCTATCTGCAGCGAGCATTACTGGTACATGATCTGCAAAAGCTAGATGCCCTAGAATGGGAGTCTTGTTTTAACAAG GTGCTATTTCCACTACTTACCAAGCTCTTGGAGAACATCAGCCCTGCAGATGTGGGCGGGATGGAGGAGACCCGGATGAGGGCTTCCACACTGCTCTCTAAG GTCTTCCTGCAGCACCTGTCTCCACTGCTGTCACTCTCCACCTTTGCGGCCCTCTGGCTGACCATCCTGGACTTCATGGACAAATACATGCATGCAGGCTCCAGTGACTTACTG TCTGAGGCCATCCCTGAGTCCCTGAAGAACATGCTCCTGGTCATGGACACAGCAGAGATTTTCCACAGTGCAGATGCACGAGGAGGTGGCCCCTCAGCCCTCTGGGAGATCACATGGGAGCGCATTGACTGTTTTCTTCCCCACCTACGAGATGAGCTCTTCAAGCAGACTGTCATCCAGG ACCCCATGTCCATGGAACCTCATGCCCCAAAACCTCTGACTTCAGCCCACCTGACTCCTGCTGCTGGTGATACAAGGACACCTGGCCATCCACCTCCCCCAGAGATGCCCTCTGAGCTGGGGGCCTGTG ACTTTGAGAAGCCCGAGAGCCCCCGAGCCACCAACAGCAGCTCCCCTGGATCACCAGTGGCCTCTAGTCCCAGCAGGCTGAGCCCTACCCCAGATGGGCCTCTCCCCGTGGCTCAGCCCCCACTGATCCTGCAACCTTTGGCCTCCCCATTGCAGGTGGGGGTGCCACCCATGACTCTGCCCATCATTCTCAACCCTGCACTCATTGAGGCCACCTCACCAGTGCCCCTCTTGGCCACATCCCGTCCTACAGACCCCATGCCCACCTCTGAAGTCAACTAA
- the GBF1 gene encoding Golgi-specific brefeldin A-resistance guanine nucleotide exchange factor 1 isoform X12, translated as MVEKNIYIIQGEINIVVGAIKRNARWSTHTPLDEERDPLLHSFSHLKEVLNNITELSEIEPNVFLRPFLEVIRSEDTTGPITGLALTSVNKFLSYALIDPTHEGTAEGMENMADAVTHARFVGTDPASDEVVLMKILQVLRTLLLTPVGAHLTNESVCEIMQSCFRICFEMRLSELLRKSAEHTLVDMVQLLFTRLPQFKEEPKNYVGTNMKKLKMRAGGMSDSSKWKKQKRSPRPPRHMTRVTPGSELPIPNGSTLSSNLTGGMPFIDVPTPISSASSEAASTVVSPSTDSGLEFSSHTNSKEDLTDLEQAAPLAYSTATEPGSSELGVPEQLDSQEGAQVEKAQSASVESIPEVLEECTSPADHSDSASVHDMDYVNPRGVRFTQSSQKEGTALVPYGLPCIRELFRFLISLTNPHDRHNSEVMIHMGLHLLTVALESAPVAQCQILLSLIKDEMCRHLFQLLSVERLNLYAASLRVCFLLFESMREHLKFQLEMYIKKLMEIITVENPKMPYEMKEMALEAFVQLWRIPSFVTELYINYDCDYYCSSLFEELTKLLSKNAFPVSGQLYTTHLLSLDALLTVIDSTEAHCQAKVLNSLTQQEKKEAARPSYEALDGTREASNTERAASDGKTIGMAPDIPGLHLPGGGQLPTEHGKPGCSDLEEAADKKFTRKPPRFSCLLPDPRELIEMKNKKKLLITGTEQFNQKPKKGIQFLQEKGLLTIPMDSTEVAQWLRENPWLDKKMIGEFVSDRKNIDLLESFVSTFSFQGLRLDEALRLYLEAFRLPGEAPVIQRLLEAFTEHWRNCNGSPFANSDACFALAYAVIMLNTDQHNHNVRKQNAPMTLEEFRKNLKGVNGGKDFEQDILEDMYHAIKNEEIVMPEEQTGLVRENYVWNVLLHRGATPEGIFLRLPAGSYDLDLFTMTWGPTIAALSYVFDKSLEETIIQKAISGFRKCAMISAHYGLSDVFDNLIISLCKFTALSSESIENLPSVFGSNPKAHIAAKTVFHLAHRHGDILREGWKNIMEAMLQLFRAQLLPKAMVEVEDFVDPNGKISLQREETPSNRGESTVLSFVSWLTLSSPEQSSVRGPSTENQEAKRVALDCIKQCDPEKMITESKFLQLESLQELMKALVSVTPDEETYDEEDAAFCLEMLLRIVLENRDRVGCVWQTVRDHLYHLCVQAQDFCFLVERAVVGLLRLAIRLLRREEISGQVLLSLRILLLMKPSVLSRVSHQVAFGLHELLKTNAANIHSGDDWATLFTLLECIGSGVKPPAALQATARADAPDAGAQSDSELPSYHPNDVSLDRGYTSDSEVYTDHGRPGKMHRSATDADVVNSGWLVVGKDDIDNSKPGLAPSRPSPSPLVNQYSLTVGLDLGPHDTKSLLKCVESLSFIVRDAAHITPDNFELCVKTLRIFVEASLNGGYKSQEKRSKSHKYDTKGNRFKKKSKESSVLRRPRTSSQLATRGGHSDDDEDEGVPASYHTVSLQLLDLMHTLHTRAASIYSSWAEEQRHLETGGRKIEADSRTLWAHCWCPLLQGIACLCCDARRQVRMQALTYLQRALLVHDLQKLDALEWESCFNKVLFPLLTKLLENISPADVGGMEETRMRASTLLSKVFLQHLSPLLSLSTFAALWLTILDFMDKYMHAGSSDLLSEAIPESLKNMLLVMDTAEIFHSADARGGGPSALWEITWERIDCFLPHLRDELFKQTVIQDPMSMEPHAPKPLTSAHLTPAAGDTRTPGHPPPPEMPSELGACDFEKPESPRATNSSSPGSPVASSPSRLSPTPDGPLPVAQPPLILQPLASPLQVGVPPMTLPIILNPALIEATSPVPLLATSRPTDPMPTSEVN; from the exons ATCCCACTCATGAGGGCACAGCAGAGGGCATGGAGAATATGGCAGATGCTGTCACCCATGCCCGTTTTGTGGGCACGGATCCTGCCAGCGATGAGGTTGTCCTGATGAAAATCCTTCAG GTTCTGCGGACTCTGTTGCTAACCCCAGTGGGTGCCCACCTGACCAATGAATCTGTGTGTGAGATTATGCAGTCTTGTTTCCGGATCTGCTTTGAAATGAGGCTCAGTG AGTTATTGAGAAAATCCGCAGAGCACACTCTCGTAGACATGGTGCAGCTGCTCTTCACAAG GTTACCTCAGTTTAAAGAAGAACCCAAGAACTATGTGGGAACCAACATGAAGAAG CTGAAAATGAGAGCAGGAGGCATGAGTGATTCATCCAAGTGGAAGAAGCAGAAGCGATCTCCCCGGCCCCCACGCCATATGACCAGAGTTACACCAGGTTCAGAGCTGCCCATCCCCAATGGAAGTACCTTATCCTCCAACCTTACTG GTGGCATGCCCTTCATTGATGTGCCCACTCCCATCTCCTCTGCAAGTTCAGAAGCTGCCTCAACAGTGGTCAGTCCCTCTACAGATAGTGGCCTGGAGTTCTCCTCCCATACCAACTCCAAAGAGGACCTCACTGACCTGGAACAAGCTGCTCCTCTAGCATACAGCACAGCTACAGAGCCTGGGAGCAGTGAGCTAGGGGTTCCTGAGCAACTGGACTCCCAG GAGGGGGCCCAGGTGGAAAAGGCCCAATCAGCATCTGTGGAATCCATCCCTGAAGTGCTAGAGGAATGCACGTCCCCTGCtgaccattctgactctgcctctGTCCATGACATGGATTACGTCAATCCCCGAGGTGTGCGTTTTACACAGTCCTCCCAGAAAGAAG GTACAGCTTTGGTCCCATATGGTCTTCCCTGCATCCGCGAGCTCTTCCGCTTCCTCATATCTCTCACCAACCCACATGACCGCCACAATTCAGAGGTTATGATCCACATGGGACTGCATTTGCTAACAGTGGCTCTTGAGTCAGCCCCTGTGGCCCAGTGCCAGATCCTCTTGAGTCTCATCAAGGATGAAATGTGCCGCCACTTATTCCAG CTACTCAGCGTAGAGCGGCTGAACCTGTATGCTGCTTCCCTTCGGGTATGCTTCCTACTGTTTGAGAGCATGCGGGAACATCTCAAATTCCAATTAGAG ATGTACATCAAAAAGCTCATGGAGATCATCACTGTGGAAAACCCCAAGATGCCTTACGAGATGAAGGAGATGGCACTGGAGGCCTTTGTGCAGCTTTGGCGCATCCCGAGCTTTGTCACGGAGCTCTACATCAACTATGATTGTGACTACTATTGTTCCAGCCTTTTTGAGGAGCTCACTAAGCTGCTGTCCAAG AATGCCTTTCCTGTCTCTGGTCAGCTCTATACAACACACTTGCTGTCTCTTGATGCCCTTTTGACAGTGATTGACAGCACTGAGGCCCACTGCCAGGCCAAAGTTCTCAACAGCCTCACCcagcaagaaaagaaagaggcagccAGACCCAGCTATGAGGCATTAGATGGAACCCGAGAAGCCAGCAATA CTGAGAGAGCAGCCAGTGATGGGAAGACTATAGGCATGGCCCCAGACATTCCAGGCCTGCATTTGCCAGGTGGAGGGCAGCTGCCTACAGAACATGGGAAGCCAGGATGCAGTGATCTGGAGGAAGCCG CTGACAAAAAGTTTACCCGGAAGCCACCTCGATTTTCCTGTCTCCTGCCAGATCCAAGGGAACtgattgaaatgaaaaacaaaaagaag CTACTGATCACTGGCACAGAGCAGTTCAATCAGAAACCAAAGAAGGGAATCCAGTTTCTGCAGGAGAAGGGCCTCCTCACCATTCCAATGGACAGCACAGAGGTAGCCCAGTGGCTCCGAGAGAACCCTTGGCTGGACAAGAAAATGATTGGGGAATTTGTGAGTGACCGCAAAAACATTGACCTGTTGGAGAGTTTTGTGAG CACCTTCAGCTTTCAGGGTCTGCGACTAGATGAAGCTCTCCGTCTCTATTTGGAAGCTTTTCGCTTGCCTGGAGAAGCACCAGTCATCCAGAGGCTGCTGGAGGCATTCACAGAGCATTGGAGG AATTGTAATGGCTCCCCATTTGCCAATAGCGATGCCTGCTTTGCCCTGGCCTATGCTGTCATCATGCTTAATACTGACCAGCACAACCACAATGTTCGCAAGCAGAATGCACCCATGACCCTGGAG GAGTTTCGCAAAAACCTAAAAGGTGTGAACGGAGGCAAGGACTTTGAGCAGGACATCCTGGAGGACATGTACCATGCCATCAA GAATGAGGAAATTGTGATGCCTGAGGAGCAGACGGGCTTGGTTAGGGAGAACTATGTTTGGAATGTCCTGCTTCATCGAGGAGCCACCCCCGAAGGCATATTCCTGCGTTTGCCTGCTGGCAGCTATGATCTTGACCTCTTTACCATGACCTGGGGCCCCACTATTGCTGCTCTCTCTTATGTCTTTGACAAAAGCCTTGAAGAAACAATCATCCAGAAAGCCATCTCAGGCTTCAG GAAGTGCGCCATGATCTCCGCCCACTACGGCCTCAGCGATGTGTTTGACAATCTCATCATCTCTCTCTGCAAATTTACAGCTCTCAGCAGTGAG TCTATCGAGAACCTGCCCAGTGTGTTTGGAAGCAACCCTAAAGCTCACATTGCAGCCAAGACGGTATTCCATTTGGCCCATCGTCACGGCGACATTTTGCGAGAGGGCTGGAAGAATATCATGGAAGCCATGCTGCAGCTCTTCCGAGCGCAACTGCTGCCGAAGGCTATGGTGGAG GTAGAAGATTTTGTGGATCCAAATGGCAAGATTTCTTTGCAGCGGGAGGAGACACCATCAAACCG AGGAGAGTCAACAGTACTGAGCTTCGTGAGCTGGCTGACACTGAGTAGTCCTGAGCAATCTAGTGTGCGGGGCCCATCCACTGAGAACCAAGAGGCCAAGCGAGTGGCTTTGGATTGTATCAAG CAGTGTGACCCAGAAAAAATGATCACAGAAAGCAAATTCCTCCAGCTGGAGTCACTGCAAGAGCTCATGAAG gctttggTCTCAGTGACACCAGATGAAGAGACATATGATGAGGAGGATGCTGCTTTCTGCTTGGAGATGCTCCTGAGGATTGTGCTAGAGAACAG GGACCGTGTGGGCTGTGTATGGCAGACTGTCCGAGACCATCTATACCACCTGTGTGTCCAGGCACAGGATTTCTGCTTTCTTGTGGAAAGGGCTGTAGTGGGGCTGTTGCGTCTGGCTATTCGGTTGCTCCGGAGAGAAGAAATCAGTGGCCAG GTACTGCTCTCCCTGCGCATTTTGCTACTGATGAAGCCCAGTGTGCTGTCCCGCGTCAGCCACCAGGTTGCCTTTGGACTTCATGAACTCCTTAAGACCAATGCAGCCAACATCCACTCAGGCGATGACTGGGCTACCCTTTTCACACTATTGGAGTGCATTGGCTCAGGTGTGAAGCCTCCAGCTGCCCTGCAAGCCACAGCCAGGGCTGATGCACCTGATGCTG GAGCCCAGTCAGATAGTGAGCTCCCATCCTACCATCCAAATGATGTGAGCCTGGACCGAGGTTACACTTCTGACTCAGAGGTCTACACTGACCATGGCAGGCCTGGCAAGATGCACCGGTCAGCCACAGATGCTGATGTGGTCAACAGTGGTTGGTTAGTG GTGGGAAAGGACGACATCGACAACTCCAAGCCAGGGCTGGCGCCCAGCCGACCAAGCCCTTCGCCTCTGGTCAATCAGTACAGCCTGACAGTGGggctggacctggggccacatgaCACTAAGTCCCTGCTTAAGTGTGTGGAATCGCTTTCTTTCATCGTGCGTGATGCTGCACATATTACACCAGACAACTTTGAGCTCTGTGTCAAGACTCTCCGTATTTTTGTGGAGGCCAGTCTGAATGGCG GGTACAAGTCCCAGGAGAAACGGAGCAAGAGTCACAAATATGACACCAAAGGGAACCGCTTCAAGAAGAAATCCAAGGAGAGCTCAGTGCTTCGGCGGCCTCGAACCTCCAGCCAACTTGCCACTCGAGGCGGGCATAGTGATGATGATGAGGATGAAGGCGTGCCTGCCAGCTACCATACGGTGTCTTTACAG CTGCTAGACCTGATGCATACCCTGCACACGCGAGCGGCCTCAATCTACAGCTCTTGGGCGGAGGAGCAGCGCCACCTGGAGACAGGGGGCCGGAAGATCGAAGCGGATTCACGCACTCTCTGGGCCCACTGCTGGTGCCCTTTACTGCAGG GCATTGCCTGCCTGTGTTGTGATGCCCGGCGCCAAGTGCGGATGCAGGCCCTGACCTATCTGCAGCGAGCATTACTGGTACATGATCTGCAAAAGCTAGATGCCCTAGAATGGGAGTCTTGTTTTAACAAG GTGCTATTTCCACTACTTACCAAGCTCTTGGAGAACATCAGCCCTGCAGATGTGGGCGGGATGGAGGAGACCCGGATGAGGGCTTCCACACTGCTCTCTAAG GTCTTCCTGCAGCACCTGTCTCCACTGCTGTCACTCTCCACCTTTGCGGCCCTCTGGCTGACCATCCTGGACTTCATGGACAAATACATGCATGCAGGCTCCAGTGACTTACTG TCTGAGGCCATCCCTGAGTCCCTGAAGAACATGCTCCTGGTCATGGACACAGCAGAGATTTTCCACAGTGCAGATGCACGAGGAGGTGGCCCCTCAGCCCTCTGGGAGATCACATGGGAGCGCATTGACTGTTTTCTTCCCCACCTACGAGATGAGCTCTTCAAGCAGACTGTCATCCAGG ACCCCATGTCCATGGAACCTCATGCCCCAAAACCTCTGACTTCAGCCCACCTGACTCCTGCTGCTGGTGATACAAGGACACCTGGCCATCCACCTCCCCCAGAGATGCCCTCTGAGCTGGGGGCCTGTG ACTTTGAGAAGCCCGAGAGCCCCCGAGCCACCAACAGCAGCTCCCCTGGATCACCAGTGGCCTCTAGTCCCAGCAGGCTGAGCCCTACCCCAGATGGGCCTCTCCCCGTGGCTCAGCCCCCACTGATCCTGCAACCTTTGGCCTCCCCATTGCAGGTGGGGGTGCCACCCATGACTCTGCCCATCATTCTCAACCCTGCACTCATTGAGGCCACCTCACCAGTGCCCCTCTTGGCCACATCCCGTCCTACAGACCCCATGCCCACCTCTGAAGTCAACTAA